Proteins co-encoded in one Prunus persica cultivar Lovell chromosome G6, Prunus_persica_NCBIv2, whole genome shotgun sequence genomic window:
- the LOC18775372 gene encoding scarecrow-like protein 14, which translates to MDTLLERYYLSMERFNFGHGSASLYSNQNLVNGFQVNQESTSPVHLSTNLDHPSDSSTSLSSGSDGDTVDFSDYNHPVLKYVSDILLEEDLEGKTCMLQDCLALQAAEKSFYDVLNQEDPPSPNQLPLSVHQSFENSDDDSPRSCHRSNGSIAPNTDWVFDPSETSNVQSSLVQSLSDAGLVSDSLSEIGHSGGLGEASKFLPNVKLEGNRLMPPGLDQWPSSTNILMTTPDNDGYNSTNGSKGKKNHQREDADYPEEGRSNKQPVAFADDSEPQEMFDEVLLCHGNHEFESCSPDESLIAEGSGKLQRNKQKGSKTARSKKQNNNWELVDLSTLLTQCAQAVASYDQRTASELLKQIRQHSSPYGDANQRLAHYFADGLEARLAGARTPSYSFLVSMQISAAEILKAYEVFVTSSPFKTVSHFLANKTILKLAEKATRLHVIDFGISYGFQWPCFIQHLSKRPGGPPKLRITAIELPQPGFRPTERVEETGRRLKKYAERFNVPFEYNVIAQKWETIQFEDLKIDRNEVIVVNCMNRLKHMPDETVMVNSPRDIVLKLIKKINPDLFIHGVVNGTYNSPFFVTRFKEALFHFSALFDMFEASVPREDERRLLFEKAVYGRDILNVVACEGLERVERPETYKQWQVRNVRAGFKQLPLDQELLKRVKRMLKFMGYHNDFSIDEDGHWILQGWKGRTILALSFWKKA; encoded by the coding sequence ATGGATACCCTTCTTGAAAGATATTATCTTTCCATGGAAAGATTTAATTTTGGGCATGGCTCAGCTTCACTCTATTCTAATCAGAATCTTGTAAATGGGTTCCAAGTAAATCAAGAATCCACCAGTCCAGTTCACCTTTCAACCAATTTGGACCACCCTAGTGATTCAAGTACTTCTTTGAGCTCTGGTTCTGATGGAGATACTGTTGACTTTAGTGATTACAATCACCCTGTGCTTAAGTACGTAAGTGATATTCTTCTAGAAGAAGACCTGGAGGGTAAGACCTGCATGTTGCAGGACTGTTTGGCCCTCCAAGCTGCTGAAAAATCTTTCTATGATGTCCTTAATCAGGAGGACCCTCCTTCACCCAACCAACTCCCTCTTTCTGTGCACCAAAGCTTTGAGAACTCAGATGATGATTCCCCACGTAGTTGTCATAGAAGTAATGGCTCTATTGCTCCAAACACAGACTGGGTTTTTGATCCTTCAGAAACCTCAAATGTCCAATCTTCTCTTGTTCAGTCTCTATCAGATGCTGGTTTGGTTTCAGATTCACTTTCTGAGATTGGGCATTCTGGAGGGTTAGGGGAAGCCAGCAAGTTCCTTCCAAATGTAAAACTGGAGGGGAACCGGTTAATGCCTCCTGGTCTTGATCAGTGGCCTTCAAGTACTAACATACTGATGACAACGCCGGACAATGATGGCTACAACTCAACAAATGGatcaaagggaaagaaaaatcatcaaaggGAGGATGCTGATTATCCAGAAGAAGGCAGAAGCAACAAGCAGCCAGTTGCTTTTGCTGACGACTCTGAGCCGCAAGAAATGTTTGATGAGGTATTACTTTGTCATGGGAATCATGAGTTTGAGTCTTGTTCTCCTGATGAATCTTTGATAGCTGAGGGAAGTGGGAAGTTGCAGCGCAACAAGCAAAAGGGGTCTAAAACAGCGCGTTCAAAGAAACAGAATAACAACTGGGAACTAGTAGATTTGAGCACACTGTTAACTCAATGTGCACAAGCTGTGGCAAGCTATGACCAAAGAACTGCAAGTGAACTACTCAAGCAGATTAGGCAGCATTCTTCCCCGTATGGTGATGCTAACCAGAGATTAGCTCATTACTTTGCGGATGGCCTAGAGGCACGCTTGGCTGGAGCCAGAACTCCATCATACTCTTTCCTTGTTAGTATGCAGATATCAGCTGCTGAAATCTTAAAAGCTTATGAGGTATTTGTTACTTCATCCCCTTTCAAGACGGTGTCACATTTCTTGGCGAACAAAACAATTCTGAAACTAGCAGAAAAAGCAACTAGGCTTCATGTTATTGATTTTGGCATTTCTTATGGTTTCCAATGGCCCTGCTTTATCCAACATCTCTCCAAGAGACCGGGTGGACCTCCTAAGCTTCGTATCACAGCAATTGAGCTTCCCCAACCAGGTTTCCGACCTACAGAAAGGGTTGAAGAGACGGGGCGTCGCCTGAAAAAATATGCTGAGAGATTTAATGTCCCATTTGAGTACAATGTCATTGCTCAGAAGtgggaaacaatccaatttGAGGATCTTAAAATTGACAGAAATGAGGTGATTGTGGTCAATTGTATGAACCGGCTAAAGCACATGCCTGATGAGACAGTGATGGTGAACAGTCCAAGAGACATTGTCCTAAAGTTGATCAAGAAAATTAATCCAGACCTATTCATTCATGGGGTTGTCAATGGGACATACAATTCACCCTTCTTTGTCACACGGTTCAAAGAGGCACTCTTCCACTTCTCTGCACTGTTTGATATGTTTGAGGCCAGTGTTCCTCGTGAAGATGAACGGCGGCTGCTGTTCGAAAAAGCTGTATATGGTAGGGACATATTGAATGTCGTAGCGTGTGAGGGACTGGAAAGAGTTGAAAGGCCTGAGACATACAAGCAGTGGCAGGTTAGGAATGTGAGGGCTGGGTTCAAGCAGCTCCCACTAGACCAAGAGCTTTTGAAGAGAGTGAAGAGAATGTTGAAGTTTATGGGTTATCATAATGATTTTAGCATTGATGAAGATGGCCATTGGATTCTGCAGGGATGGAAAGGAAGAACCATTTTAGCTCTTTCCTTCTGGAAAAAAGCCTAG
- the LOC18775089 gene encoding scarecrow-like protein 33, with product MDPTINGVPDYTNGFNIDAQSFLPNSTQFPNLTNEYQFNQLSPDLNFLDNHFSLPSPDLEPGNFVPSISVSSDGESFVPSTSLSPDGVSFAPPMTTVSPGGDSSSDDNDFSETVFKFINQILMEENIEKKPCMFYDPLGLRVTEKSFYDALGQKYPSSPNQQPLYIDQNVESPDGNFSGNCSDCCGSNSSASPGTSNSVDPPWLGDPVDQKPSLSQTSLPNDHTFQFNSHPNSQLSVPLTNDLTSVGDELHVDNALQGSSVNEFLAQNIFTDSESILQFNRGLEEASKFLPKDNQLIVNLESNTTYPEVKRHAPTVIVKKEKSERKNSPNGSRGRKNHERGDVAPEEERSSKQSAVYIQESELSEMFDRVLLCTGGNNESPCDNVAFQNEASQALQPNGHPQESNGNGGKARAKKHEKKKETVDLRNLLILCAQAVSSNDFRTTSELLKQVRQHSSPDGDGSQRLAHFFANALEARMAGTGTGTQIFYASLASKRTAVVDTLKAYQVHLSACPFKRISIFFKNKMILKMAEKATTLHIVDFGILYGFQWPLLIQHLSKRPGGPPKLRITGIEIPQPGFRPADWIEETGRRLAKYCERFNVPFEYNAIASQNWESIKLEDLKTERNEVLAVNCMLRFKNLLEETVEVNCPRDSVLKLIRRMKPDIFVHTIVNGSYNAPFFVTRFREALFHFSALYDAFDINIARDNEERLMFEREFYGREAMNVIAFEGLERVERPETYKQWQVRCTRAGLRPLPLDQDMLKIFKDKVKAWYHKDFVIDQDSDWMLQGWKGRIVYASSCWVPA from the coding sequence ATGGATCCAACTATCAATGGAGTCCCTGATTACACGAATGGTTTCAATATTGATGCCCAGTCCTTCTTACCCAATTCAACTCAATTCCCAAATCTCACAAATGAATACCAATTTAACCAGCTCTCTCCGGATCTTAACTTTTTGGATAATCATTTTTCACTTCCATCACCTGATTTAGAACCTGGTAATTTTGTTCCTTCAATTAGTGTGAGCTCAGATGGAGAGTCATTTGTTCCATCTACTAGTTTGAGTCCAGATGGAGTCTCATTTGCTCCTCCCATGACTACAGTGAGCCCCGGAGGAGATTCTTCCTCTGATGACAATGACTTCTCTGAAACTGTTTTCAAGTTCATAAACCAGATTCTTATGGAAGAGAACATAGAGAAAAAACCCTGCATGTTCTATGATCCATTGGGTCTTCGTGTGACTGAGAAATCGTTCTATGATGCTCTTGGTCAAAAGTACCCTTCTTCACCTAATCAGCAACCCCTTTATATTGATCAAAATGTTGAGAGTCCCGATGGTAATTTTTCTGGAAACTGTAGTGATTGTTGTGGTAGTAATAGTAGTGCTAGTCCTGGTACTAGCAACTCGGTTGATCCTCCATGGCTTGGCGATCCGGTAGACCAAAAACCCTCTTTGTCACAAACTTCCCTTCCCAATGACCACACTTTCCAGTTTAATTCACATCCCAATTCACAGTTGTCTGTTCCTCTGACAAATGACCTGACTAGTGTTGGAGACGAGCTGCATGTTGACAATGCACTGCAGGGCTCTTCTGTAAATGAGTTTCTGGCTCAGAATATATTTACAGATAGTGAATCTATCTTGCAGTTCAATAGAGGGTTAGAGGAAGCTAGTAAGTTCCTTCCAAAAGATAATCAGTTGATTGTTAATCTGGAAAGCAACACAACGTATCCAGAAGTGAAACGACATGCTCCGACAGTTATTGTCAAGAAGGAAAAGAGTGAGAGGAAGAACTCACCTAATGGGTCAAGGGGAAGGAAGAATCATGAGCGGGGAGATGTTGCCCCTGAAGAAGAGAGGAGTAGCAAGCAGTCTGCAGTTTATATACAAGAGAGTGAATTATCTGAGATGTTCGACAGGGTGTTGCTTTGCACTGGAGGAAATAATGAGTCTCCATGTGACAATGTTGCTTTTCAAAATGAAGCAAGCCAGGCTTTGCAGCCAAATGGACATCCACAAGAGTCTAATGGTAATGGTGGGAAAGCTCGTGCTAAGAAACacgaaaagaagaaggaaactgTCGATTTAAGGAATCTCCTGATTTTATGTGCACAGGCTGTGTCTAGCAATGATTTTAGGACCACTAGTGAACTACTAAAGCAGGTTAGGCAGCACTCTTCTCCTGATGGTGATGGATCTCAAAGGTTGGCTCACTTTTTTGCAAATGCTCTTGAGGCTCGTATGGCTGGTACTGGCACTGGAACACAGATTTTTTATGCTTCCCTTGCTTCCAAAAGGACAGCAGTGGTTGATACTTTGAAAGCTTACCAAGTTCATCTTTCAGCTTGCCCTTTCAAGAGAATatcaattttcttcaaaaacaaGATGATTTTGAAGATGGCTGAGAAAGCAACAACCCTTCATATTGTGGATTTTGGTATCCTCTATGGTTTTCAGTGGCCACTCCTTATCCAGCATCTTTCGAAGAGACCTGGCGGACCTCCCAAGCTACGCATAACGGGGATAGAGATTCCCCAACCTGGGTTTCGTCCAGCAGATTGGATTGAAGAGACTGGACGCCGCCTGGCGAAATATTGTGAGCGTTTTAATGTACCTTTTGAGTATAATGCCATTGCATCTCAGAATTGGGAATCTATCAAACTAGAGGATCTCAAGACTGAAAGGAATGAGGTGCTTGCTGTGAATTGTATGTTACGGTTCAAGAACCTACTTGAAGAGACAGTTGAAGTGAACTGTCCAAGGGATTCCGTTCTAAAACTAATCAGAAGGATGAAACCAGATATTTTTGTCCATACCATTGTCAATGGTTCCTACAATGCCCCTTTCTTTGTCACTCGATTTCGGGAGGCTCTCTTCCACTTCTCTGCCCTGTATGATGCGTTTGATATTAATATAGCCCGTGACAATGAAGAGAGGTTGATGTTTGAGAGAGAGTTCTATGGCCGGGAGGCTATGAATGTAATAGCATTTGAGGGCTTAGAAAGGGTTGAGAGGCCTGAGACATACAAGCAGTGGCAGGTTCGTTGTACAAGGGCTGGTTTGCGGCCGCTGCCATTGGACCAAGATATGCTGAAGATCTTTAAGGATAAGGTAAAGGCATGGTACCACAAAGATTTCGTAATTGATCAAGACAGTGATTGGATGCTTCAAGGATGGAAGGGTCGAATTGTCtatgcttcttcttgttgGGTTCCGGCATAG
- the LOC18775317 gene encoding scarecrow-like protein 14 has translation MNFNTMDPGFSQLPSSSLSSGDQTLSPNFNEYPSSDPFVDLSFLDQNPSNSALSPSLSPEGDDSDYSDSVLKYINQVLMEEDMVTKPCMFHDPLAVQAAEKSLYEVLGEKYPPSPDQHPLNIESPDCPFSVTFSDFSAINSSSSSTSHSVDSRWSNADVIENKPSILETPIPDNFVFQSTSKPRSQLSSNGNGNGNGLVGSYMSELMVSNLFSESELVLQFNRGVEEASKFLPRGQLIVDVENNKPYTVASGKAEDVVVKTEKDDIELLATSSRGKKSHEREDTDLEDGRSNKQSAVYLEDTEAELSEIFDKVLLCGGGKAEPFVCGGEEVRQDEANKALQQNGQSVGTGNGKTRAKKKGDKKEVVDLRTLLILCAQAVSADDRRTANELLKQIRQHSSPFGDGSQRLAHCFANGLEARLAGTGTQIYTALSSKRTSAADMLKAYQTYVAACPFTKVAIIFANHMISKLAEKAETLHIIDFGILYGFQWPALIHCLSRRAGGPPKLRITGIELPQSGFRPEERVQETGHRLAKYCERYNVPFEYTAIAKKWETIQIEELKVKRDEVLAVNCLFRFKNLLDETVAVNSPRDAVLNVIRRMNPDIFVHGIINGSYHAPFFVTRFREALFHFSALFDMFDTNLPREDPMRLMFEEEFLGREVVNTIACEGSERVVRPETYKQWQVRNMRAGFKQLPLDRELMNKLRMKVKLGYHRDFVVDEDGNWMLQGWKGRIIYCSSCWVPSRT, from the coding sequence atgaatttcaaTACCATGGATCCGGGTTTTTCTCAATTACCCAGTTCAAGTCTCAGTTCTGGTGACCAGACCCTTTCACCCAATTTCAATGAGTACCCAAGTAGTGACCCTTTTGTAGATCTTAGCTTTTTGGACCAAAACCCCAGTAACTCTGCTCTGTCACCGAGCTTGAGCCCCGAGGGAGATGACAGTGATTACTCTGATAGTGTGCTCAAGTACATAAACCAGGTGCTTATGGAGGAGGACATGGTGACAAAACCTTGTATGTTCCATGACCCTTTGGCTGTCCAAGCCGCTGAGAAATCTCTTTATGAGGTTCTTGGTGAAAAGTACCCACCTTCCCCAGACCAACACCCTCTTAATATTGAGAGCCCAGATTGTCCTTTTTCTGTAACTTTCAGTGACTTTAGTGCCATTAACAGTTCTAGTTCTAGTACTAGCCATTCGGTCGATTCTCGGTGGAGTAATGCTGATGTTATTGAGAATAAGCCCTCTATATTGGAAACCCCGATTCCTGATAACTTTGTTTTCCAGTCCACTTCAAAACCTAGGTCTCAATTGTCGTCGAATGGGAATGGGAATGGAAATGGGTTGGTGGGTTCTTACATGAGTGAGCTTATGGTTTCTAATTTGTTTAGTGAGAGTGAACTGGTTTTGCAATTTAACAGAGGGGTAGAGGAGGCCAGTAAGTTTCTTCCTAGAGGTCAGTTGATTGTTGATGTAGAGAACAACAAGCCCTATACAGTGGCAAGTGGAAAGGCTGAAGATGTGGTGGTTAAGACTGAGAAGGATGATATCGAGCTTTTGGCTACAAGTtcaagaggaaagaaaagtcATGAGAGGGAGGATACAGATTTGGAGGATGGGAGGAGCAACAAGCAATCTGCGGTTTATCTGGAGGATACGGAGGCTGAGCTATCAGAGATTTTTGATAAGGTGCTGCTCTGTGGTGGGGGGAAAGCAGAGCCTTTTGTGTGCGGAGGTGAAGAAGTACGTCAGGATGAAGCAAACAAGGCCCTGCAGCAGAATGGCCAATCTGTTGGAACTGGCAATGGCAAGACTCGTGCCAAGAAAAAGGGCGATAAGAAGGAAGTGGTTGACTTAAGGACTCTTCTGATCTTATGTGCGCAGGCTGTTTCTGCTGATGATCGTAGGACTGCTAATGAGCTACTAAAGCAGATTAGGCAGCACTCTTCCCCATTTGGTGATGGCTCTCAGAGGTTGGCTCATTGCTTTGCAAATGGCCTTGAAGCACGGTTGGCTGGCACTGGAACTCAGATATATACTGCTCTATCTTCTAAAAGAACGTCAGCTGCTGATATGCTGAAGGCATACCAAACTTATGTTGCAGCCTGCCCCTTCACGAAGGTTGCGATAATCTTTGCAAACCATATGATTTCGAAATTAGCTGAGAAAGCAGAAACACTTCATATTATAGATTTCGGCATCCTTTATGGTTTTCAATGGCCTGCTCTCATCCATTGCCTCTCAAGAAGAGCTGGGGGGCCTCCAAAGCTACGCATTACAGGAATAGAGCTTCCCCAAAGTGGTTTTCGGCCTGAAGAAAGAGTCCAAGAGACAGGGCATCGGTTGGCAAAGTATTGTGAGCGATATAATGTTCCTTTTGAGTACACTGCCATAGCAAAGAAATGGGAAACCATCCAAATTGAGGAACTCAAAGTTAAAAGAGATGAAGTGCTTGCTGTGAATTGTCTGTTCCGGTTTAAGAACCTACTTGATGAGACAGTTGCTGTCAATAGTCCAAGGGATGCTGTTCTAAATGTAATTAGGAGGATGAATCCTGATATTTTTGTCCATGGCATTATTAATGGATCCTACCATGCCCCCTTCTTCGTCACACGCTTCAGGGAGGCACTGTTCCACTTCTCTGCATTGTTTGATATGTTTGATACCAATTTACCTCGTGAAGATCCGATGAGATTGATGTTTGAGGAAGAGTTCCTTGGACGTGAGGTTGTGAACACAATAGCTTGCGAGGGTTCTGAGAGAGTTGTGAGGCCTGAGACATATAAGCAGTGGCAGGTTCGGAACATGAGGGCTGGGTTCAAACAGCTGCCATTGGACCGTGAACTCATGAACAAATTAAGGATGAAAGTGAAACTGGGATACCACCGTGATTTTGTGGTTGATGAAGACGGTAACTGGATGCTGCAAGGATGGAAGGGCAGGATTATCTACTGTTCCTCCTGTTGGGTACCATCTAGGACTTGA